CGGCTCCACTGAGCAACTGGGGGCTTGCCAGAGGGATTCAAACCAACAACCTGCTGATGCCACCATCACAGGCAACATgaggcttttttgttttgtagtccAAGCCAACTGAGAGGATACATCCATCAGGGCGATCATACTCCGACATGTCTCGAGGCTGAAACCGTCTGTCGTCTTTATTTCACTGTCTGCGGGGGAAAAGGACAACTCGGCGTGAGTGACCGCCACATGACGCAGACTGCAACCTGTGTCTGTTCAGCTCACTCACGTTTGGCGAGGACGTTCCTCATGATCGTCTTGAGTTCGTTGGCACAGATCTGCATgtcctgagggagggaggacgcgTTTCATGTCGGCTCAATTAAAAAACGCGCCATGTTCACCGAGCCTTGTCTCTGCGTTCTCGCTGGCACTCACCTCGCCGGATATCTGTTGGTAAATGGCCCTgaactgtttttcctcttcagtcTCTTCCTCGGGTTCTAACAGCTTTCGCTGAAGAGCAGATAAACTAGTTATTCACCCAAAAAGAAATGGTCAGAATGATCGCAGAAGATGCGCAAGTTAGTAGAGAGAATACGAGAAGCAGTTGGGAGGTTCTGCACCATAGAAGCTACAGAAACAGTGAAGTGGAGAAAAAAGCAGTGTTTGAAAGTTTGTGGTTGAAATGTATAActtaattttaaaaactgtaatatTACGCCTTTTAGCAGGACTAGATTATCTGGTGCTTCTTGTTTTCTCCATTATGATAACCACTACCTACTGTCCTACTATTAaagttttttaattaattacaaAATGATCAGTTGATTCCACCAGATTGTtcataaaatcatattttcttttccatcatcatcatcgagtCTCACCGCTATCATTGATCTCCAGCGATCCTTCATGTGGTAAGACGTGATCTTTGGATCTTTTagttaataaaaatataaatcaggAGGCTTATGTCATTGCCTCAATTTTTTTCAATCGCTACATGTTTCGACTGGTTTCCCGACGGATGTGTTTCCGCACAGTGCCGGAGGAGAGCAGCACACGAGGAGACGACCACGTGAACAACGAGGAACTTTATACACTGAGGCCTCGCGGGAAAACAGGTGCAGCCGAGCCACTCGAGCTCATTTGGCTTCGAGACCAATTATTTTATTCCCAGTGAAGGTCATTTGACCGGGTGGAGGTTGCATTACAGAGCCATTAGTCTCAGGAAATAGCGACAGGGCAAAGGTCGCGATGAGCTATTTGTTcgggcttaaaaaaaaagattaaatgtCCGTCAATCCATACACAACAGGGAGATTACCTTCggtttcttcctcttttccccctgaATGCCGTCATGCTCAATCTCTTTGTTGGCACGTGCTCtgtctgacacaaacacaattggCTGGCATGTGGCCGATggttgggaggaggagagaagggttACCAAAtacaaacagagcagagaagagagaaagttAAGGGTTAAGTTAAGTTACCTGACGAGATCGCTAAAAAGCTAACGTATGATGGCGATGAGGAGGGAAAGCAAGAAGTTTTAAAACTAACACGCATGCgttaccttttctttctttttcttgtcttgcTGAAGACCAATAAGACAGGAAAGTAAAGAAGGATGAAATGAGATGAAGGAAAACACGTGGATACTCAAGTCTGTTAGTAAGTCTAGGGGAGGAAACAGCGAGTGAAAGTACAAagtgtgcaaagaaaaaaagattttcaagaACAAAGTTGATGGAATATGCAGGAATAAGTCAAGTTCAGTGAGTGAAGAAAGTGCTCATCATCACTATTATTGAGATCTATTAGTATTTGATGGTTTAACCAATCAAAGCTCACCAAGCTCGtcctcattcttttcttttttttttatcacaccaCACATCAATTTGCAGACACAAAGGAGTGAACCCACTCATTTGTTTTGAGTCGTTTCACCGCTGCACTATTGGTCACAATGgttcaaatatatttcactCCTTTGGTCTTGTTGCAAACCTGAATTTGTCCCGGCTCGATTGTGTTCTCCGCCTCCCTgtgaggaaaacacacatcagGATTCCTGCTCTAATGACCGTCATTTAAAGACTATATTTTGCAGTTCTGCTGTCAACAATCCCCGAAAACAAGACCAGCTGCGCCGCCAAATACACCCGGCGGCGGCCCGCCCTCGGCGGCACTCACTCGGACGTGCTCTGCTTCTCGGAGAAGACCCTGAGGATGAACTCGCCCTCTCGGTGGGCCTCAAAGGTCGTGGGGATGACGACGTACTCCCCCGGGGGCAGGCGAAAACGCTCCGTCACCTCTCGCAGATTAATGTACATCTTGCATTTGGCCCTCGAGGCCGTGTACAGGAAGAAGTCCTTCTGCAGATGTTGATTCTGTCCGCACATCtgtggacgggggggggggggggaaaggcgTGAATGCGTGGAAACAGTGAGATGAGAACGGTGAGAAGGGAATGAGCTCCGGAGGAAAGGGAGAGTTGAATTAAACGTGCTACAGGTACGCTACTTTCCGAGGTTTTTCTAAAGCTACTACGGGAAACTGCTGAGCGACTCTACAGATACAGGCCGATACAGGGAAAGTGCCGAACTTCATCAAGATAACGTCCGTCTCCGAGATGGGCATACCTCCTTCGGCACCTagggagggagacaaagaggaagttATAACTCCGATGAAAGGCCCATCAGCTCACTGACAACAGAGGAAGGCCAGCTGAGGTGTTCCGTGGTCTCGGGATCACGACCTCGTAGATAGAAAAGCCGATGGTGAGGAATCTGGCCCCTTGGTGGCGCTGCATCCGTCGACCTTTCTGCATCAGAGCCACGACAACCGTGCAGGCGACCTGTCCGTCCTCTGGGTCGTCATCCTCCTCATTGAGCTGCAGCCGGTACTGGGGGTTTGTCCAAAACGTGTCTGCGAAACGCGGAGAGTGACATTTGCACATTGTAGCCTAAATAAAGAGAGAGCGTGACGAGTATGAGTTTGACATTGACGCCGATACAATGCAAATCCAAGGCCTACCCGGGAAGTTCCTGCAGCCGCCAGCAGAGCTGCCTCTCACCCACCGGCCCTCGTTGATGGACACCGTCCAGCTGTGTCTCTCCTCACCCTGCAGGGCATCGGGGGTCAGGTTACACATCTCCAGCTTGGTGAAGTTCCTCTTGAATTCATCGAAAGACATCCTGGAGGGGGAACACGAAAGAGGAAGCGTGTAGCAGAAAACACTTTGTGGAAGAGGCATCCCTCCCCGGGGGTTTTCCCATCTTTTTCTCTGATTAAGTCAAAGGGGGGTGAGGGGTGGTATCTGACCAGGCTACTATGACAAATACTATggtatcattttaaaaagtacagatgatggtggtggatttttttttttttaatagataaaTCCCATTGAACTGTGTTGAATAAATGGAAAGTTCCTGAACAAGACAAAACTAATGTCACAGCGGGTTCCACTCACCAGAACTCACTCGCCTCCACGGTCTGTTTTCTTAGGTTCTCCTTGTCTGCAATGGAAATGCTCGGCCACTCCTTTGAACTGTGGCAAGATAAAAACCGTATTCATATGCAGAATGTCCTGCACGTCATGAAGAATCAGAACTCAAACTCATGACGCTATGGCAAAAGATTGCATTAGACGTGGCCTTGTAGCGAGTGCATCAGTCAGTCTGCTACATCCCGACAAACGTTGCAGGTCAAATCTTACTTTGCACTCCACGGTCCCTTCCACAGCACCAGGCCCCAGGGGTTGCGCAGACGAATCAGGCgaattttggtgttttttgcgACCACGTCACACTAGAACGACAATTTCATAAAAcgcatcacacacaaaaatgaaccTGCGTTTTTAACGGAAAGTGGACACTAATCTACAATACTAATCTGCACATCTGTACCTCCTCCAGGCCTATGATGGAGTAGGCATGGCCTTTGACCAGCCCCTGTTCGGTCCGAGTCTCCACTTCACTGGCTGAAACGACCTGAAGGATACAAACAAATGTCAGGATGGATTTTTTAAGGCAATACATCTTATTACAGCCTATTTGAATCCATTAAACTACTCTGGATTTGAATGttaaaatcttgtttttcctcaaagtCCCACTTCCACCCAGCTTCTCCCACTGTGAGAAATTGATGAAACAAGCCGATTTGCATGGGAGAGATAAAATTGTCCAGTTTTCCATTGATGGTTATCAATTCATACGTACTGATCCTGACATCCACCTCTTGGTCGTAGCGTGTGATCAGATTTTATGTTTTGCTTCAtggatcaatcaatcaacacaTTTCTTGTTTACTTGTCATTTTTCCAGGGAGTCACTTTATCAtgtcatctatttatttattttgttgtctgtgttttccgTGCACTTGTTGGCCTATGTTCTCCACCACTCACATCGATGGAGCAGCCCATCAGCGAGCCTCTCGCCAGCGCCTTCTTCATGATGCTGTAGAGCTCTTTGGGCGCCTCGGACAACTCGAAGAACTCGGTGACTCCACCTGTGAAATCCTCCATCGCCTCCAGCGTGTTCCCCCCTTTCAGTGCCTCGTAAGAGCCGTGCAGcctgagagagcgagagagagagagagaggtcaggaCTCTGTTCAGTGCGCTGACACGAGTGTTTCACTTTAAATTCTAGAAAGGTAACGATGTCAGAGGTCGGCGGTATCAAGAGTAACTCATCTTGTTTGGCAGATTATTCAAAAAATCAACATGTATTGATAGACTCTGCTCACTTTGCGTAAGCCTTTTCCAAAAGAGCGCTCCAGAACTCGTTCTTCCTGAAGGATTTGGTGAACACCAGCTGGTTCCTGCAGGTGGGAACGCGGTCGTCCACGACCACGTCGATCCATTCGCCATAACGCCAGAACTGAAGACAGTCAAACCGAGCAGAGGGAGAGTAGAGAGTCAGTGACGGGACAGTTGAGGGGAAAGAAGAGACACATCACCAGGGCTTCCTGAAAGAAAGTTAACATAACCTGACCAAAACTGAATTTAGGCCATtagtaattaaaataaataaatatatataataacaatatattgaCAGATATGAAAGATATTTGTAAGTCCCTTTTAACTgttaataaaatacatatacttttttaaaatcttcattCTGTAATACTGTCAGTTATCGGCcaacataacataacatcaCTGGCTACAACTTTAAGATATCTGCAATAATTTCAGTCCAGCCAGGCTGATTTATTTAAACCATTGAACAACGTGTCACTTgataaagtcatttttttcacattttattaaacTGTCCCATGTCGACTTAACATACAATATCAAAGTTAAAACTCCTTTTACCCTTGATAAAGTCCCATACAGACATTTTAGAAGTTTTTACAttgtgaaatattatatttcatcatgtgacaaaaactgaaatgaatctATTGTACTTTTTTGAATCTCCTCAACAATTAGTCAAATCGAATCAGAACTGTGCAATACTGTCAGTTACatatcaaaaaaagagaaacatggAACTTCAGCTGTTTCGTTTGTTGCACAGTTTTGTCCAGATGTCCGTTTTACAACCTGGAAGTGGAAGATGCCGGCGTAGTCCCGGGTGAAGCTCTGATCCGGGGGGATCACTCTGTACAGCAGCTTCTCGTTCAGCGTCAGGCAGGCGATGGCGGCGAGCAGCCAGCAGTCACCTGTCAGGAAGAGCAGATTCATGAGCTGcggaagaacacacacacacacacacacacacacacacacacacacacacacacacacacagcctatgTTCTGatttatctttgtcttttctaCATTACCTCTCCATGGAACTGTGTTTTGCTTGCAGgactgaaaacctttttttattttacctatCACTCAGCAGGTGCCGTTCAACTTGCTGTTTCTTTTGTACAATTCCCATTCTCAGGAaccctctttcttttctaatcctttgttttattatatactcatttttctctctctagtACTCTGACCATGCAGGATTTGCCTGACTAAGTGcggctgtgtgtgcgtgcagtaAAGGGCGACCGTGGAGGCCTGGAACatgttttaaaagcatttttttttctgaaagcagaAGCTGTTTAAATGTTACCCAATTCTCCCTGGCAGATGTCTGTCCTGTTGGCTCCATCCACGATGAACTCAGGGTTTTCACAGATTTCCtgtcatcaaaaaaaaacaaaaaaaacaaacaaagagggTTAGGAGATATTTCTGAGCATGTTGCAAgatatcaattttatttttggatgcATTTTCCTCTACTACGAGGAGAAAtccttttaaataaaaatgctttaaCTTAATTTGTGAGTGTATTCTTTAGTGCCTGGCTCATGGGTCAAAAGACTGATCAGACACacggttggaaaaaaaaaactctgtatGAAGCAATGTTGGATTAACTGCTCTTTTCTAAtcaattgataataataataattacactgaTTAAATTTACTAGAGCCAAATTACGAGAGTATGGAAAAACTGTCTGGTAATTTTTTCAAGAAAAGGactttgtttgacatttaaacactgtcaaaaacaacaacaacaacaacaacaacaacaaacagagttTTCATGATAAGGTCCCACGATCTGAACTTCACAACAATTTAAAACCTGCGTATACAAATCTACACTCGACACGATTTATCACACGAGGACTTGACCCCGAAACTGAAAACCAGTTggggaaaccccccccccacggcTGCGAGCAGGATTCGCCCTCTGCATTCGCTGCATACGTATGAGCGGGCAGCTGCTGGAGGTCAGCAGGTCGCGACTCTCTGGTCGCCTGAACAAGTGACAACGCCGCGCTGGATGCGGCGAGGCCCTCTTTCTCATAACAACATATCTCTGTCACGGCATGCGCTGCTGACAGCTTCGTCGGGAACGCAGAACTTGCAAAACGTGTTATCCGCGTTGTCATCGTGGACGTGTGTTCACGCTCATATGGAGGAACACTGCTTTTGCACACATTGCTCGTCGTCGTGAAAGCGATTTCCTCTTGAAGAATTACATGGGCTCTTGCAAAAGGGGATTCCCAAGTGACCAAATCAGAGAAGAGATAAAAGAGACAGTCAAGGCCAAACATGTTCTTAAAATCCCAAAGCTTCAGTTTGGAAGCTTTGGAGGAGCAGGGTTTGATTGACAGGATAACGTCTGAATACAAATTACAGTAATAAGGTCTCATTCAGAGTTTATTTAGAGGATTCACTGCGGTGGGACTCAAGTCCCTGAATCACACGGCCGaccaaaactgtaaaaaaatgcaGACTCATGTTCCGAAATTAGAGCGGGCCCCGCCGCTGACCCCTCGCCATGTGTCACTGATCTCATCTGAATGTTAAAAGCTGCACTCATCATCTGCCACCGAGAAGCAGTCGCACCTCAGTTCTGCGTCGCACCGGGTTTCTACAAAGCAGCAAGTTTGGAACTGAAACAGTTTCTATCTTCAATGagtcatttgtgtttattcgTATGTGATcaacatgatttaaaaataatgacaaaactATTTTGACCTATTATTTATTAGTCAAATGTTTTAAGGAGTGTCTTAATGCACGCAATTATACGTGGATGGAATTGATTATACATGTCAACAATCAATTGGATGAACACTTTAATGATCTGGAGTTGGTAAATTCCAGAAGTCAAATTTCGTCACGAACAGGATTCGAACCTGTGCGGGGAAACCCCATTGGATTTCGAGTCCAACGCCTTAACCTCTCGGCCACCGTGACTGGGGGTGGTTGAGCAATTGCATCATCAATAGTCGGATTTGAtgctttgacattttgataGATCGTCTCATTCGTTTTCTTGCTGAGAAGCTAGCCTGGCTCTCTGCTGAGGTCACAAAATCTACGAACCATCACCTCTCCATCATTACATTGTGTGAGACTGTTTATCAGACAGATATGACAGTTGTGTCACTCtatattgtatttgtttattgtaaataatgatttaattattaaGGGGCAGGATTAAATAAGTTTATACTTCTTCCCACTCCTTTTCATACATgtaaattaaaggaaaaatctcttttcttttcccttttcttcttctattttgtTGGATATGTTttcaacaactgctgttgtgtctttgttgtgtagTTGAATTTTACATGCTCAAAATAAATTACTAACTAAAAGTCATTTTAATGCTACAACTCCTCTTtagtaaaatattaatgacaTGTCTACTTTACGTATACGATTATTCATCAATAATATTATTCCAAACGTACACATAACGTTAAGTTTAATATATACCAGTGTATATGATACATGCCTCTCTGAAAGGCGTTATTTTCACAATAAAGGCTTATCTTATCTGATTTTGTGATATGACTTTTATTAAGTGTGTTTACATTGTGGTGCTGCTAAATGAGTGTTGGGTCTTGTGTTCGTATTTCTGTCGGTGTTTACGTCTGTGTCAGCGTTGCCGGGCGCTGTGAGTCGAGGGACGTGCAGTTTTCTTTGTGTCAAACAAAGCTACATGTCTGTAGCCGACGTGTTCTGACATCAGGCCACTGTGCCTCCCTGCGCTGGCGGAGCGTGTCCACCTGTCAGCTGTTGGTGATGGTAGAAGGTGATAACCCAGAGCAATGCACCCGCAACTCATCCACCCACGAGCACTCTGCAGTATCAACTTGACATCTCACCCTGCGTGCTGTGGAGGAAGTGATGGGATACACAGGGATTTCTTTTCCGAGAAGAGCTTTCGCCCACATGTCGGAGAGACACTTTTGGTTGAAGTGTGACTGAAGGACGTGATGACGAAGGGACTCACCGAGGGGCGTTTCCACTCAATCTTCATGGAAGGCTTGTGACTGTAGAAGAGCGAGGAGTCGTCCGCAGGGAACAGGGGGTCCTCGAACACCACCTTCTTCTTCACGTATTTGTCCCGCAGCTCCAGAAATGTCTTGAGGCGCTTGGCATCCTTGACGGCCTCGTTTCTGCTCAGGATGGCAGAGTAGATCGAGTTCGCACCGGCAGCAGGGTAGTCAGCTTTGTCATCGGGCCCGAGTGACGCTTCAGTGTCGTGAAGCACTTTCACCTTTGTGTCTTCCACAATGGGCCCTTTCCCTTCTCGCGTCTTGTCCCCCATCTTATCAGTGTCTACCTCAGCCTGTGGTGTTGCTGCTTCAGAGGGCAGGCTTACACACTGTGCAGTACTTCCTTATTTGCAGAAACAGAGAATGATCTTGCAAAACTTCCTGTGTCCTCCTGCTGATCACTTTTagttcctttttaaaaagtactgCCACTGATCGTGGAGAGCCACCAGCCAACAGGTTCTCACACAGCCAGTGTGCTTCGTCCCTGGACCTAAATATAGGCCTCTttagaggaggggaggagacccTGACCCTGTCCCAACATTTCCAGGTCACTGAGTGTGCTGTTCAGTGGGACTGTCTGAAATCTATACCATAAATTCAGTGGAGCTGAATGCATTGGTTGTTACACCAGAGGCATTATTTATGGAAACTAAATATGGATTTGTACACTGAAAGCCATAGAAAATAAagtttgtagtttgtgtttaGCATTGAGACTTGCCTGCAATTTACCTaatttttattgctttaatCAAAACCTGTCTTCATAGGGAAGTATTTGAATGCCTGATTTTTAACTGGTTTTaactgatgttgtttgtttttattattttctttatctatTTGTTATCTTTCTTTATTGTATTTCTTATTTGGTCTTGTTCTGTTCTGGGCTGCTTAAATCCTACAGTATGTATtttgaaaagcactttataacCTTGTTTAGATAAGTGTTATagaaataattttcaaaaagtattattattattatcattgaaCAGTGCCATGCTAATGCGCCAGACGTCCGTCTACTAGTGAGAACACTGAGATAATATTGTCAGTAATATTTATAATCATTTGAGGGGTTATGACATGGAGAGAAGTTTAAATTATACGATTATATACTTATTGCACATGTTTCCTTTTCATAGAATGTACTTTCAAAGACTAAATGTCTTAAGATGAGTAATGCAATAACTGaatgaataaaggaaaataaagtatTTGGTATTGTCCACCCACATTACACATTACTTGGTATAAAGGggctttaaaaacaatattttggtCGATTCAAAGAGTGGGTGGTTGAATCTGGAGTCATAAATTCAGTATGAAATCACTCCTCCACACTCAACTCTCACATCTTCTACATTGACACCTAGTGGTGAAACAAACGACCGGACGTCCTATTTCCTTTTAACTGGTTTGATGGAGAGAACTGATTTTAATTCGGCGCTCAGTTGGTCCAGTCCTCTGTCACTCCGAGTCCTCAGCGAATAAGAAAAGAACGAGGCGGCCGAGGAGAGGGTTGCCAGGTTTGTGGGAAACCCGCATTCTTATTCTCTGTTTTAATCAGGGTGCAATGATGATGTTGTCAGGCTGTGTTTTCTACTAAATggtatattattttaatttgcttgCTGTTGACAATAAACAACGTGGAAGCCAAtttctgacagaaaaacaattcTACAGAAAGTTAAAAGTGATTGAATTAAATCATATACTAGATCCAAATGTTGTCGTCTAAAATCAAGATTATGAGACAATAACTCAAACGTACAACTCTATAAGTCAAATTAATTATAGTGTGTCTTTCTATAATTTTGACTTAAAGTATGTTAAGTCATTTTCTTAACCAAAACCAACATTTAACAGTACTCTgctgtattttacatttttgcaatCTGCATGCATTGCTCTATGTAGattctttgtatttgtgttccttttattttttgcagttcttatattttgtGTCGTGTGCCTGAACCTGGGACTAAGGGACCCCTAAAGTCTGATGCCTGTTTGTCCCTGGGTATATGGAGCTAAATCAGGGCCATATGTCTTGTTaactcaaagaaaatgtttgaaactGAAAGTTCAGGTTTTGATCTTGaactatgaaaaataaaagtgttttcaaaagaaaaaaagggcaggaaaaaaaattcaaaacaaaagttattttgGTTGAATTGTGGAATTCCTTTGAATGACttgaattttcatttttcactttcataaatattttgatatttgaggtctcattttctcttttggtgTCGACCTGAAATCCacctgaaagtgaaaaaagtgacgtgtgaaaatgttattctgaatctggaaaaaaaatgagacctCAAATATCAAGAtatttgtgaaagtgaaaaatgaaaataaacaagtcATATCAGAAACATGCTCAGAAGGGGGACAGGCCAAACCGTAACTGGCAACCCAGCCTCGGCTCTGGGTGCATCTGTAAGTTGTCGCCATCATCTGTGGCTGAATGTTGACCGAGCTTCAAGTCAGTCCGCCGGCGAGACAATCCACCTCTCGTAGTTTCCCCCGTCGGGTCTCCGCGAGTCGGTGCGTCGTAACTTACCGGTAAATGCGTTTagcatttttcattgtttgtacTGTGGACGTGAACTCGCGTTAGTCGAGGGGGCTGGAGTCTTGAGGAGCGGCGAGGGGCGGCGGGGCTGCTAACACGGACACAACCTCGCAGCCGAAccagctagttagctagctagctagttagctagcagGTAAAGATCCAGATCCAGTCGAACTGGTGGAACCTACGGTTGGTTGTGAGTCAGATGGTCGCCGGTGGTTGTCAAGTCAGTCGCGCACCGCACGCCAAGGAGCTAGCGGCGCCGCGGGGCTAGCTGCGACCGCACCGAGACGCCGAGAAAGATCGTCGGGGCCAGCGGAAGCTCGAATCGTCAGCCCGGAGGATTTGTGTCCTCGACGGCGGGGAGTCTCGTGAACCTGGAGCTGGCATCGTCGCACTCAGCCTGCATTTAACACGTACGTCCACGTCTGAGTGACAGACAACTCGTCTGTGTGACGCGGTTCACGATGGCCTCTCCTGCAGGGGGCTATTTCAGCTAACTGCTTCTGCAGAGTTATACTGTTAGCCAAGCTACAGCTAGCAAGGAAGCTAAcaagtaacaacaacaacaacaacagttaaggaatctgtgtgtgtgtgtgtgtgtgtgtgtgtgtgtgtgtggtcggtgATGCTCATGTCGTGTCTTGGACAATCTCTGAATCGTGCAGCGGGCTGCTGTGCCTGACCAccgggaggagacgggatgtCCGAGGGAGACAGCAAGCAGGCCCCGGACGCCGTCCAGGAGGGGAAGCAGGAGTCGGCGGCAGCGGCGCCCGCGGGTCAAGGGGTGTCGTCGGTGTCTCCGCCCGTTTCCATGGTGACGCAGCCTCCGGCCACCGCCGCcacagaggacgaggaggaggagagcgaggatgAGTCGGAGATCCTGGAGGAGAGCCCGTGTGGACGCTGGCAGAAACGCAGAGAAGAGGTATGGCACATATGTCTACGCATGAGTCATGTTTATccttttgtattattattaagttaAGAGATACAACTGATTGCATTGCATTGCATTGCattgctttgttttccttcctcaaGGTGAATCAGCGCAACGTCCCCGGCATCGATAATGCGTACTTGGCCATGGACACGGAGGAAGGAGTCGAGGTGG
This sequence is a window from Scophthalmus maximus strain ysfricsl-2021 chromosome 18, ASM2237912v1, whole genome shotgun sequence. Protein-coding genes within it:
- the capn3b gene encoding calpain-3b isoform X3, translated to MGDKTREGKGPIVEDTKVKVLHDTEASLGPDDKADYPAAGANSIYSAILSRNEAVKDAKRLKTFLELRDKYVKKKVVFEDPLFPADDSSLFYSHKPSMKIEWKRPSEICENPEFIVDGANRTDICQGELGDCWLLAAIACLTLNEKLLYRVIPPDQSFTRDYAGIFHFQFWRYGEWIDVVVDDRVPTCRNQLVFTKSFRKNEFWSALLEKAYAKLHGSYEALKGGNTLEAMEDFTGGVTEFFELSEAPKELYSIMKKALARGSLMGCSIDVVSASEVETRTEQGLVKGHAYSIIGLEECDVVAKNTKIRLIRLRNPWGLVLWKGPWSANSKEWPSISIADKENLRKQTVEASEFWMSFDEFKRNFTKLEMCNLTPDALQGEERHSWTVSINEGRWVRGSSAGGCRNFPDTFWTNPQYRLQLNEEDDDPEDGQVACTVVVALMQKGRRMQRHQGARFLTIGFSIYEVPKEMCGQNQHLQKDFFLYTASRAKCKMYINLREVTERFRLPPGEYVVIPTTFEAHREGEFILRVFSEKQSTSEEAENTIEPGQIQPIVFVSDRARANKEIEHDGIQGEKRKKPKRKLLEPEEETEEEKQFRAIYQQISGEDMQICANELKTIMRNVLAKHSEIKTTDGFSLETCRSMIALMDTDGTGKLNLQEFKHLWKKIKEWQLIFKRFDQDKSGSISSFEMRNAVNGAGFHLNKQLYDIIAMRYADEHLNIDFDSYICCFVRLEGMFRAFNAFDKDGDGIIKLNVLEWLQLTMYS
- the capn3b gene encoding calpain-3b isoform X4, with product MGDKTREGKGPIVEDTKVKVLHDTEASLGPDDKADYPAAGANSIYSAILSRNEAVKDAKRLKTFLELRDKYVKKKVVFEDPLFPADDSSLFYSHKPSMKIEWKRPSEICENPEFIVDGANRTDICQGELGDCWLLAAIACLTLNEKLLYRVIPPDQSFTRDYAGIFHFQFWRYGEWIDVVVDDRVPTCRNQLVFTKSFRKNEFWSALLEKAYAKLHGSYEALKGGNTLEAMEDFTGGVTEFFELSEAPKELYSIMKKALARGSLMGCSIDVVSASEVETRTEQGLVKGHAYSIIGLEECDVVAKNTKIRLIRLRNPWGLVLWKGPWSANSKEWPSISIADKENLRKQTVEASEFWMSFDEFKRNFTKLEMCNLTPDALQGEERHSWTVSINEGRWVRGSSAGGCRNFPDTFWTNPQYRLQLNEEDDDPEDGQVACTVVVALMQKGRRMQRHQGARFLTIGFSIYEVPKEMCGQNQHLQKDFFLYTASRAKCKMYINLREVTERFRLPPGEYVVIPTTFEAHREGEFILRVFSEKQSTSEEAENTIEPGQIQPIVFVSDRARANKEIEHDGIQGEKRKKPKLLEPEEETEEEKQFRAIYQQISGEDMQICANELKTIMRNVLAKHSEIKTTDGFSLETCRSMIALMDTDGTGKLNLQEFKHLWKKIKEWQLIFKRFDQDKSGSISSFEMRNAVNGAGFHLNKQLYDIIAMRYADEHLNIDFDSYICCFVRLEGMFRAFNAFDKDGDGIIKLNVLEWLQLTMYS